A stretch of the Parabacteroides timonensis genome encodes the following:
- the porE gene encoding PorE family type IX secretion system protein yields MNKKITPYILLFLSVLLLFSCKSAKLSDAEEKQRIGEYFEAAAIYRKVYTKTSPQKRDLRGYIAYRMAECNRLINNTPRATSAYMNALRYDYPDSIVNLRLGQMYQRSGRYAEAIRYYNEFLKLNPESELALNGIKGSELAPQWKQNPTRYTVKRMEKFNSRRGEFCPMLFGEAYDQLYFTSSRTPKGAGKDKEETVSAITGIRNNDFFLVKKDEQGNWLAPIELEDEVNTEFDEGTPSFSKDGNTMYYTYCAQDPEGPRTSEIYVSTRSSAKWGKGTRASIVKDSVTALGHPSVSPDGKYLYYVSDAVGGFGGKDIFRSRLVGSDFGPMENLGPEINTPGDEMFPYVRDSVTLYFASNGHPGMGGLDLFKATQDSTGKWHVENLKAPINSMGDDFGITFEGNKERGFFSSNRNDARGYDHLYSFELPTITIFIEGLVSDVDEYPIEDATIRIVGKDGLNVKVPAKKDGSYRVELERDIRYVMMASARGYLNQNFELKTGPEEKNETYIVDFYLSPISKPVVIENIFYDFDKATLRPESQKALDEMIKMLNDNPNVTIELGAHTDRKGTDQYNERLAQRRAQSVVDYLIAGGIDKERLEAKGYGESVPKTINKKLAKSFDFLKEGDVLTEEFILTLTPEQQEMADQINRRTEFKVLRTNYNLF; encoded by the coding sequence ATGAATAAGAAGATTACTCCCTATATACTACTGTTTCTATCTGTATTGCTACTGTTTTCCTGCAAATCGGCCAAGCTGAGTGATGCGGAGGAGAAGCAACGCATTGGTGAATACTTTGAAGCAGCAGCCATTTACCGGAAAGTTTATACAAAGACTTCTCCCCAGAAGCGGGATCTTCGCGGATATATTGCCTATCGAATGGCTGAATGTAACCGGCTTATCAACAATACGCCGAGAGCGACAAGTGCCTACATGAATGCACTGCGCTACGACTACCCCGACAGCATTGTAAACCTTCGCCTGGGACAGATGTACCAGAGAAGCGGCAGGTATGCCGAAGCAATCCGCTACTATAACGAGTTTCTGAAACTAAACCCGGAAAGCGAACTGGCCCTGAACGGTATCAAAGGAAGCGAATTGGCTCCGCAATGGAAACAGAACCCTACCCGTTACACCGTTAAACGTATGGAGAAGTTCAACTCCCGTCGCGGTGAATTCTGCCCGATGCTATTCGGAGAAGCTTACGATCAGCTTTATTTCACCTCTTCCCGTACCCCCAAAGGAGCCGGGAAAGATAAAGAGGAAACAGTCAGTGCCATCACCGGAATAAGAAACAACGACTTCTTCCTGGTCAAGAAAGACGAACAAGGCAACTGGCTGGCTCCTATCGAACTGGAAGATGAAGTGAACACCGAATTTGATGAAGGAACACCTTCTTTCTCAAAAGACGGAAACACCATGTATTACACCTATTGCGCACAAGATCCGGAAGGACCGCGTACCTCTGAAATATACGTATCCACCCGTAGCAGTGCCAAATGGGGAAAAGGGACACGCGCATCCATCGTGAAAGACTCCGTAACCGCCCTGGGACATCCGTCTGTTTCTCCCGACGGGAAATATCTTTATTATGTATCCGATGCCGTCGGAGGCTTCGGGGGAAAAGACATCTTCCGTTCCAGACTCGTGGGTAGCGACTTCGGCCCGATGGAAAACCTGGGACCGGAAATCAATACTCCCGGTGACGAAATGTTCCCGTATGTCCGCGACTCCGTTACGCTCTATTTCGCATCGAACGGGCATCCGGGTATGGGCGGTCTCGACCTTTTCAAAGCCACCCAGGACAGTACCGGCAAGTGGCATGTGGAAAACCTGAAAGCCCCGATCAACTCAATGGGTGATGATTTCGGTATTACCTTCGAAGGGAACAAGGAACGAGGTTTCTTTAGCTCCAACCGCAACGACGCACGCGGTTACGACCACCTCTATTCATTCGAACTGCCAACCATCACGATATTTATCGAAGGACTCGTTTCGGACGTGGATGAATACCCGATCGAAGACGCCACCATACGCATTGTCGGTAAAGATGGCCTGAATGTAAAAGTTCCGGCAAAGAAAGACGGTAGCTACCGGGTAGAACTGGAACGCGACATCCGCTACGTAATGATGGCCAGTGCACGCGGTTACCTCAACCAGAATTTCGAACTGAAGACAGGCCCGGAAGAAAAGAACGAGACCTATATCGTCGACTTCTACCTCTCTCCGATCAGCAAACCGGTAGTGATCGAGAATATCTTCTACGATTTCGACAAGGCAACTTTACGCCCCGAATCGCAAAAAGCATTGGATGAAATGATCAAGATGCTGAACGATAATCCGAATGTGACAATCGAATTAGGAGCACATACCGACCGTAAAGGAACCGACCAGTACAACGAACGTCTTGCCCAGCGGCGTGCCCAGTCCGTTGTCGATTATCTGATCGCCGGAGGTATCGACAAAGAACGCCTGGAAGCCAAAGGATATGGTGAAAGCGTGCCGAAGACAATCAATAAGAAACTGGCAAAAAGTTTCGACTTTTTGAAAGAAGGGGATGTTTTGACGGAAGAGTTTATCCTGACACTCACTCCTGAACAACAGGAAATGGCCGATCAGATAAACCGTCGTACAGAGTTTAAGGTACTTCGAACAAACTATAATTTATTCTAA
- a CDS encoding aldose epimerase family protein, translating into MKRLCMAVMAMCLLLSCAEKKEEATLSGLLKSDFVSEVEGKPTALYVLKNKNGAEACITNYGGRLVSVMVPDKKGNMTDVVLGYDNVGKYVASDGNYGALIGRYGNRINQAKFTLDDTEYTLPANDGNHCLHGGPLGYHTRMWDAKQLNDQSLELTYLSKDGEAGFPGNLDIKVTYTLTDDNAVDIKYEATTDKKTVVNLTNHSYFNLSGVPGSNVLDQEIMINADNFTPVDETLIPTGISTVAETPLDLRTPVAIGKHIGEQFDQLVFGRGYDHNWVLNAKGDKNVLAAKAYSPTSGIALEVYTNEPGIQFYTGNFMDGKDTGKHGVLYPHRGAFCLETQHYPDSPNHPDFPSVVLNPGEKYFSECIYKFTVE; encoded by the coding sequence ATGAAGAGACTATGTATGGCTGTCATGGCAATGTGTTTATTGCTGTCGTGCGCCGAAAAGAAAGAAGAGGCTACACTCTCCGGGTTATTGAAATCTGATTTCGTATCAGAAGTGGAAGGTAAACCAACTGCATTATACGTGCTGAAGAATAAGAATGGTGCAGAAGCATGCATTACCAACTATGGTGGCCGTTTGGTTTCTGTTATGGTTCCTGATAAGAAGGGAAATATGACCGATGTAGTATTGGGATATGACAACGTAGGTAAATACGTTGCTTCAGATGGTAATTATGGCGCGCTGATCGGACGTTATGGTAATCGTATCAACCAGGCTAAATTCACATTGGATGATACCGAGTATACACTTCCGGCTAATGACGGTAATCATTGTCTGCATGGTGGTCCTCTGGGATATCATACCCGTATGTGGGATGCTAAACAATTGAACGACCAGTCTCTGGAATTAACTTATTTGTCGAAGGATGGAGAAGCCGGTTTCCCCGGAAATCTGGATATAAAGGTAACTTATACTTTGACAGATGATAACGCTGTCGATATCAAATATGAAGCTACTACCGATAAGAAAACAGTGGTGAACCTTACTAACCACAGCTATTTCAACCTGTCGGGCGTTCCCGGATCTAATGTATTGGATCAGGAAATTATGATCAATGCAGACAATTTTACTCCGGTTGATGAAACGCTGATTCCGACAGGCATAAGCACTGTTGCTGAAACTCCGCTCGACCTGCGTACTCCGGTGGCTATCGGAAAACATATCGGCGAACAGTTCGATCAGTTGGTTTTCGGTCGTGGATATGACCACAACTGGGTATTGAATGCAAAGGGTGATAAGAACGTATTGGCTGCAAAAGCTTATTCTCCGACCAGCGGCATTGCTTTGGAGGTTTATACAAATGAACCGGGTATACAATTCTATACAGGTAACTTCATGGATGGAAAAGATACCGGTAAACACGGTGTATTATATCCCCACCGCGGCGCATTCTGTCTGGAAACCCAACATTATCCCGACTCTCCAAATCATCCGGACTTCCCAAGTGTTGTGTTGAACCCGGGAGAAAAGTACTTCAGCGAATGTATTTATAAGTTTACTGTAGAATAA
- a CDS encoding MBG domain-containing protein — translation MKKYIKSIFTSRKQLMLLPLMLVSGGIMQAQTAVPDTVYVSFNTNTALTMTYGDNLSTAAAGISGASFNYFYVNGDGSVHGSVGSGVSFKSQTQAIDILKFSATPTVSGGETLGFVANNLTEYFQYNNNPNVVFFVSNRAGAFTSQPLTVSPATLNIAARDTSRFYGDENPATPWSAKDFVFSGFVNGETEAIFTNSQVNVLPTVSYSGADKNSVPGFYIIGLSGGQAANYTLNLQVWSEAWPDGRGLLTVKKAPLTLAVPDSTRLYDEANILTIPGSELLITDGTLKNDQTLAGLLTGNLAVTHTAISAAVNKPKSDVGTYSYELTEAAVGDVEWRLSNYDIQAIAAGKYEVKKDTITITVFDAYSEVSVDGKPVKVMQKIYGEPNPDGFFWLKKRAEKPAAVAPSYAFSKAVEALNYISATAEGDRGFKVAPLAGYFDYEGRKATEKTEVNLKREKPNQKEDSLYVAKVDNADKVSSLNYAFKTVDGTFLINQRPLAIWKVIVDRIYGEADKDTTWTFEPNDAEKKRGLASFDVKYQTTTTPDDIIDFMPKVVVKPVAADNTLHAGSYNDTLHIKVITEDKTIQPPYVAKDRNYKLIMNTLVPGTMTNDSVRLEVAKAPLIIRLDTIKRAFGSADPEFNKAEIQKEFISYEGFKLDESANSLDSTATVAVGNRIKNLVINNRPEGILPVGTYELTGITELNKVNPNYEITIVGKARYQVYPDNSYVMVWTPIQNELIVGDLVRLNAVVKQGSTVIAEGSQIVYESSNPALIQVEKVESIWYLRAKALTGDEGVTITARYNAESGQEEALKSEVFKVLRLKNEADFNVILGNMVFDYDGTGKEADVKLTDLKGIQTYTPIITYNGDPELPVAAGIYNISIFVKHNGSDLLVRKEKMQIKPREVIVKPKDALVAFGEAIPESFEYTYSGFIGSDDFKAASAPTVKVAGTITGAGNYTLYVEGGDPGDNYTLVGGTGTLTVSKATLTISAGTVDIVYGDEIPELKPVYTGFVGNDNPDALNFIYTVKTKVNPVNAGSYDLIIDCLSSEEDNYAVTLVPGKLNIAKAAAGLEWSVESTSITVGDSVLLYASCESPATIAYTVENIAVAGTRNHIEGVHVIGKNEGITKLYITIPESTNHLASRDSVTFNVKLGTVGNESITLQGVGLYPTLVENNATVVSESPVDAIIVIDAAGRVQKVINKPEQVIDLSQLRSGYYLVRIVLDNGEAKTVRIIKK, via the coding sequence ATGAAGAAATATATTAAATCAATATTCACATCGAGGAAGCAGCTTATGCTGCTTCCCCTGATGCTTGTTTCAGGCGGTATCATGCAGGCGCAAACGGCTGTACCCGATACTGTGTACGTAAGCTTCAATACAAATACTGCGCTGACGATGACTTATGGTGACAACCTGAGTACGGCTGCCGCGGGTATCAGTGGAGCCAGTTTCAACTATTTCTATGTGAATGGGGATGGAAGTGTACATGGAAGTGTTGGCTCCGGAGTATCATTCAAGTCTCAGACGCAGGCGATCGATATCCTGAAGTTTTCGGCTACTCCGACAGTGAGCGGTGGCGAGACATTAGGTTTCGTAGCCAATAACCTGACTGAATATTTTCAGTATAATAACAATCCGAATGTAGTATTCTTTGTCAGTAACCGGGCCGGTGCTTTTACCAGCCAGCCTTTAACGGTGAGCCCAGCTACATTGAATATCGCAGCCCGCGACACCAGCCGTTTCTACGGTGATGAGAACCCGGCTACGCCCTGGTCTGCCAAAGACTTTGTGTTCAGCGGTTTTGTGAATGGCGAAACGGAAGCGATCTTTACCAATTCGCAGGTGAATGTGTTGCCTACGGTATCTTATTCAGGAGCAGATAAAAACTCGGTTCCCGGTTTCTATATAATCGGATTGAGCGGGGGACAAGCTGCCAACTATACACTGAATCTGCAGGTTTGGTCGGAAGCCTGGCCGGATGGCAGAGGTCTGCTGACTGTAAAGAAAGCTCCTCTAACCTTGGCTGTTCCCGATAGTACCCGTCTGTATGACGAAGCTAATATCCTGACTATTCCGGGTAGTGAGCTTCTAATTACCGATGGTACATTGAAGAACGATCAGACATTGGCGGGATTACTGACAGGCAACCTGGCTGTTACCCATACTGCTATATCGGCTGCGGTAAACAAACCGAAAAGCGATGTCGGCACATACAGCTACGAACTGACGGAAGCGGCGGTAGGAGATGTTGAATGGAGATTATCTAATTACGACATCCAGGCAATCGCTGCCGGTAAATACGAAGTGAAGAAAGATACGATCACAATCACCGTATTCGACGCCTATTCGGAAGTTTCCGTAGATGGAAAGCCAGTGAAAGTAATGCAGAAAATCTATGGTGAACCTAATCCTGACGGCTTCTTCTGGTTGAAGAAGAGAGCAGAGAAACCGGCTGCAGTAGCTCCTTCCTATGCTTTCTCGAAAGCAGTAGAGGCGCTGAATTACATCTCCGCAACAGCCGAAGGCGACAGAGGTTTCAAAGTGGCTCCGCTTGCCGGATACTTCGATTATGAAGGACGCAAGGCTACCGAAAAGACCGAAGTAAACCTGAAGCGTGAGAAGCCGAACCAGAAAGAAGACAGCCTGTATGTCGCCAAGGTAGACAATGCAGACAAAGTATCTTCTCTGAACTACGCTTTCAAAACAGTAGACGGAACCTTCCTGATAAATCAGCGTCCTCTGGCCATCTGGAAAGTGATCGTAGACCGCATATATGGTGAAGCCGATAAGGATACGACCTGGACTTTCGAACCGAACGATGCCGAAAAGAAACGCGGCCTCGCCAGCTTCGATGTTAAATATCAGACAACAACTACTCCTGACGACATTATCGACTTCATGCCGAAAGTAGTCGTTAAGCCGGTTGCTGCCGATAATACCCTGCACGCAGGTTCTTACAACGACACCCTGCATATCAAGGTTATTACCGAAGATAAAACAATCCAACCGCCGTACGTGGCAAAGGATCGTAACTATAAGCTGATTATGAACACACTGGTTCCGGGCACTATGACGAACGACAGTGTACGTCTTGAAGTTGCCAAAGCTCCATTGATTATCCGTCTGGATACCATCAAGAGAGCATTCGGCTCGGCTGATCCCGAATTCAACAAAGCGGAAATCCAGAAAGAGTTTATCTCTTACGAAGGCTTCAAATTGGATGAATCGGCCAACAGCCTCGACTCTACGGCTACCGTTGCTGTCGGCAACCGTATCAAGAACCTGGTTATCAACAACCGTCCGGAAGGTATTCTGCCGGTAGGAACATACGAACTGACAGGTATTACCGAACTCAACAAGGTAAATCCGAACTACGAAATCACCATCGTAGGCAAAGCCCGTTATCAGGTATATCCGGATAATAGCTATGTGATGGTTTGGACTCCGATACAGAACGAACTGATCGTGGGCGACCTTGTACGTCTGAATGCAGTCGTTAAACAGGGATCGACCGTAATAGCCGAAGGCTCCCAGATCGTTTACGAATCATCCAACCCGGCTTTGATCCAGGTGGAAAAGGTAGAAAGCATCTGGTATCTGCGTGCGAAAGCATTGACAGGCGACGAAGGCGTAACGATCACTGCCCGCTACAATGCAGAGTCCGGACAGGAAGAAGCCTTGAAGTCGGAAGTATTCAAAGTCTTGCGTTTGAAGAATGAAGCAGACTTCAACGTGATCCTGGGTAACATGGTATTCGATTATGACGGAACCGGTAAAGAAGCCGATGTGAAGCTGACCGACCTCAAGGGTATCCAGACATATACTCCGATCATTACTTACAACGGTGATCCTGAACTGCCGGTTGCAGCTGGTATCTACAACATCTCCATCTTCGTGAAACATAACGGTTCCGACCTGCTTGTCCGCAAAGAAAAGATGCAGATCAAACCGCGCGAAGTAATCGTGAAACCGAAAGATGCCCTGGTTGCATTCGGTGAAGCAATCCCTGAATCATTCGAATATACCTATTCCGGATTTATCGGCAGCGACGACTTCAAAGCCGCTTCTGCTCCTACGGTAAAAGTGGCAGGAACAATAACCGGTGCAGGAAATTACACCCTGTATGTCGAAGGTGGCGATCCGGGCGACAACTACACCCTGGTAGGCGGAACCGGAACCCTGACTGTTTCGAAAGCTACACTGACAATCAGTGCCGGTACGGTAGATATCGTTTACGGTGATGAAATACCTGAACTGAAACCGGTATACACCGGCTTCGTAGGCAACGACAACCCGGATGCCCTCAACTTCATCTACACAGTGAAGACCAAGGTTAACCCTGTCAACGCAGGCTCTTACGACCTTATCATCGACTGTCTGAGCTCTGAAGAAGACAACTATGCCGTGACGTTGGTTCCTGGTAAGTTGAATATCGCAAAAGCAGCCGCCGGCCTTGAATGGTCTGTCGAGTCTACATCGATCACCGTTGGCGACTCTGTTCTGTTGTATGCTTCCTGCGAATCTCCGGCAACAATCGCTTACACAGTTGAAAACATCGCTGTCGCAGGTACGAGAAACCATATCGAAGGTGTGCATGTGATCGGTAAGAATGAAGGTATAACCAAGTTGTACATCACAATTCCCGAATCGACCAACCACCTGGCAAGTCGTGACTCTGTCACCTTCAATGTGAAGCTGGGTACGGTAGGCAACGAATCGATCACCCTGCAAGGCGTAGGTTTGTATCCTACTTTGGTAGAAAATAATGCAACAGTAGTTTCCGAATCTCCTGTAGATGCCATCATCGTGATCGATGCAGCCGGTAGAGTACAGAAGGTTATCAACAAACCGGAACAGGTAATCGACCTGAGCCAGTTGCGTAGCGGTTACTATTTGGTTCGTATCGTTCTGGATAACGGCGAAGCGAAGACTGTCCGTATTATTAAGAAGTAA
- a CDS encoding DUF6383 domain-containing protein, whose product MNKKFSTLMAASLVLAGSLWSGDALAKEYTKADFKTLLGSSQDVTLSGDDKEIILTEDVDLSKLGVDAAKKYIVLKTDGTTFTAKKGVTFTGHITVEADEVTIKGMTIVNNSEGFTSSEKTAIYVNAGTDDLTKITIKDNVIKEGLVPENYMTYGIFVKATKAQAATFDITGNTITAKTFAKESAGSSYCSAAFGVIGLEAASQNVTAKIAKNNTFKDCAIDFLDQRTASGNSSYYYAAQVTYNEELPQAVVDVLESSKADSKSLVIKGASALDVASAINASVGKTNSKVPTNFAVVADGVNVVAGTSTALNNSLKTVVLDVTNGGSANATAAINYTKSDAGLTKEYTVADLNKILGDGFILTLTDAKDKAIDNGDVVSEKLLTASASATTAKEFYLMSGKKYLTVVAEQWGNITDAPYKVKFVDKKDDATQFKISNVNNKLAITSTVATKNVYLTVVSTDLGTVLTAVQSDVVKTDLTAVLSKTNMVNGKVDEKNNPLLNKYVTFTFATADKNIAAKDGKVLGLDNKAGNKMDLVEADRYLQSKPEGQWAVTLENDSEYNFKFTNREKNVSFSASALYLIDAKTNKYAVVYNGGTSTFSGGVRDTFVINGVDLKLVSKDYYVNYKNDEIKDTQYKMAIASTETTDFYVTENHEGKHLLGLTKETANSVNWKVVATKDTVLLINNYGKYDEDGDYVAQPDTMKIPTYAFQNVANDEYMTYAPEKLALDEDAMYCDPNSVKLTNENDLSAYAFVLKKRADGLFNIIGIKKVGTGDDAHYELDLTKKLFGATTEKNGQVQVEESWEQINSNDLFKLTPVDAPEYHFVENGFGEKVSIFREENDAQVLYEKRDVKSVVDNDTLSFLNIDNVYQFDKINPSMFVDTAYINRGENTRWQYLLAVNAKVHNPDTCTVPGHPRTDRMVEGRYLINLIDTANVYGATHLHNNPYINRTEAGEYLAKLSFVDAMHINDTLIINRKGGEAVKLLMDTPDFNVAKFAFRYVNPANESDKTFKIQTQYKDYKNGDLTAKDNASNEGYLKWINGTVVVVNGYANGDVFGINENEDRDAVANEDVTVSSISVVATDGAVIIKGAEGKKVVISNVLGQTVANAVISSDNATISAPAGVVVVAVEGEAAVKAIVK is encoded by the coding sequence ATGAACAAAAAGTTTTCTACGTTAATGGCAGCGAGTCTGGTTTTGGCTGGTTCGTTGTGGAGTGGAGATGCTTTGGCAAAAGAGTATACCAAAGCAGATTTTAAGACTCTTCTTGGTTCCTCTCAAGATGTGACTTTATCAGGCGATGATAAAGAAATCATTTTGACAGAGGATGTTGATTTGTCAAAATTGGGAGTTGATGCAGCTAAGAAGTATATTGTACTCAAAACAGATGGTACAACTTTTACTGCTAAGAAAGGTGTTACCTTTACTGGACATATTACAGTAGAAGCAGACGAGGTAACAATTAAAGGAATGACTATTGTTAATAACTCAGAGGGTTTTACTTCATCTGAAAAAACTGCTATTTATGTAAATGCAGGGACTGATGATCTGACAAAAATAACAATTAAGGATAATGTAATTAAGGAAGGTTTGGTTCCTGAAAATTACATGACTTATGGTATTTTCGTTAAAGCAACAAAAGCTCAGGCTGCAACATTTGACATCACAGGCAATACAATTACTGCGAAAACATTTGCTAAAGAGTCTGCTGGTTCTTCTTACTGTTCTGCTGCATTTGGAGTTATTGGTTTAGAGGCCGCCTCTCAGAATGTAACAGCTAAGATTGCTAAAAACAATACTTTTAAAGATTGTGCAATTGACTTTTTGGATCAAAGAACTGCCTCTGGTAATAGCAGTTATTACTATGCTGCACAGGTTACTTATAATGAAGAATTACCTCAAGCTGTAGTTGATGTTCTTGAAAGCTCTAAAGCTGATAGTAAATCATTGGTTATTAAAGGTGCAAGCGCATTGGATGTTGCCTCTGCTATCAATGCTTCAGTTGGTAAAACTAATTCAAAAGTTCCTACAAACTTCGCTGTTGTTGCTGATGGTGTGAATGTTGTGGCAGGTACATCAACAGCATTGAATAACTCACTGAAAACTGTTGTTTTGGATGTAACAAATGGTGGAAGCGCAAATGCTACTGCTGCAATCAACTATACAAAGAGTGATGCTGGCTTGACAAAAGAATATACAGTAGCTGATCTTAACAAAATCTTAGGTGATGGTTTCATCTTAACATTAACTGATGCTAAAGATAAAGCTATCGACAATGGTGATGTTGTAAGTGAAAAGCTGTTAACAGCTTCTGCCTCAGCTACTACTGCGAAAGAATTCTATTTGATGTCAGGTAAGAAATATTTGACTGTTGTTGCTGAACAATGGGGTAATATTACTGATGCTCCCTACAAAGTGAAATTTGTAGATAAGAAGGATGATGCTACTCAATTTAAGATTTCTAATGTAAACAATAAGCTTGCTATTACTTCAACTGTAGCTACTAAGAATGTTTACCTGACTGTCGTTTCAACAGACTTAGGTACGGTTTTGACTGCTGTTCAGTCTGATGTTGTTAAAACAGACTTGACTGCTGTTCTTAGCAAAACAAACATGGTTAACGGTAAAGTTGATGAAAAGAACAACCCGTTGTTAAACAAATATGTAACATTTACTTTTGCAACAGCAGACAAGAACATTGCTGCTAAAGACGGTAAAGTATTAGGTCTTGACAACAAGGCTGGAAACAAGATGGATTTAGTTGAAGCCGACAGATATCTGCAATCTAAACCGGAAGGTCAGTGGGCTGTAACTCTGGAAAATGATTCAGAATACAACTTCAAGTTCACAAACCGTGAAAAGAATGTTTCTTTCTCTGCTTCTGCTCTGTATCTGATCGATGCTAAGACAAACAAATATGCAGTTGTTTATAATGGCGGAACTAGTACTTTCTCTGGTGGTGTAAGAGATACTTTCGTTATCAATGGTGTTGATTTGAAACTGGTTTCTAAAGATTACTATGTAAACTACAAGAACGACGAAATCAAAGATACACAGTATAAGATGGCTATCGCTTCTACAGAAACAACAGACTTCTATGTAACTGAAAACCACGAAGGCAAACACCTCTTGGGTCTTACTAAAGAAACTGCTAATTCTGTAAACTGGAAAGTCGTTGCTACAAAAGATACAGTTCTTTTGATCAACAACTATGGTAAATATGACGAAGATGGCGACTATGTAGCTCAGCCTGATACAATGAAGATCCCGACTTATGCATTCCAGAATGTTGCTAACGATGAGTATATGACTTATGCTCCGGAAAAATTAGCTTTGGACGAAGATGCTATGTATTGCGATCCTAACTCTGTGAAGTTGACAAATGAAAATGATCTGTCTGCTTATGCATTCGTACTGAAGAAAAGAGCTGACGGCTTGTTCAATATCATCGGTATCAAGAAAGTGGGTACAGGTGACGATGCTCATTATGAATTGGATTTGACAAAGAAACTGTTCGGCGCAACTACTGAAAAGAATGGTCAGGTTCAGGTTGAAGAATCATGGGAACAGATCAACTCTAACGACTTGTTCAAATTGACACCTGTTGACGCTCCTGAATACCACTTCGTAGAAAATGGTTTCGGAGAAAAGGTTAGCATCTTCCGTGAAGAAAACGATGCTCAGGTATTGTATGAAAAACGTGATGTTAAGTCTGTTGTAGACAACGATACATTGAGCTTCCTGAACATTGATAACGTTTATCAGTTCGACAAGATCAATCCTTCTATGTTTGTTGATACAGCTTATATCAACAGAGGTGAAAACACTCGTTGGCAGTATCTGTTAGCTGTAAATGCTAAAGTTCACAATCCTGACACTTGTACAGTTCCGGGTCACCCGAGAACAGACCGTATGGTAGAAGGACGTTATTTGATCAACCTGATCGATACAGCTAACGTTTATGGTGCAACTCACCTGCATAACAATCCGTACATCAACAGAACAGAAGCTGGTGAATATTTGGCTAAACTTTCGTTCGTAGATGCAATGCATATTAACGATACTCTGATCATCAACCGTAAAGGTGGCGAAGCTGTAAAACTGTTAATGGATACTCCTGACTTCAATGTAGCTAAGTTTGCATTCCGTTATGTAAATCCTGCCAACGAATCAGATAAGACATTCAAGATCCAGACTCAGTACAAAGATTATAAGAATGGTGATTTGACAGCTAAAGACAATGCCTCTAACGAAGGTTACCTGAAATGGATCAACGGTACAGTAGTTGTTGTTAACGGTTATGCAAACGGTGATGTATTCGGTATCAACGAAAACGAAGACCGTGATGCAGTAGCTAACGAAGATGTTACAGTATCTTCAATTAGTGTTGTAGCAACAGACGGTGCAGTTATCATCAAGGGTGCTGAAGGTAAGAAAGTTGTAATCAGCAACGTACTTGGCCAGACAGTAGCTAACGCAGTAATCTCTTCTGACAACGCTACAATCTCTGCACCTGCCGGTGTAGTAGTAGTAGCCGTAGAAGGCGAAGCCGCTGTAAAAGCAATCGTAAAATAA